DNA from Algisphaera agarilytica:
GCTCAACGACGACGCCGCCGCGGTGATGGACACCTACTTCGACCGCGTCAGCCGACCCGCGCTCACCGACGTGGCCATCCACTTCGGCAACGCCGAGGTCAGCGACGTCTACCCCGCGACGCTGCCCGACCTGTTCGTCGGCCGACCTGTCGTAGTCACCGGCAAGTACACCGGCACGCTCGACCACGTCCGCGTCGGCGGGTTTGCCGGGGGCGAGAAACGCGTGGCCACCATCGCGCCGCCCGACGACAACGCGACCCACCCCGCGCTCGCCCAGGTCTGGGCCCGCCAACGCATCGCCGACCTCTCGGATCAGATGACCTTTGCGGGTGTACGTTTGCAGAAAGAACTCGCGACCGAGATCCTCGACACCGCGCTGAGCCACTCGCTCATGAGCGACTACACCGCGTTCGTCGCCATCGACGCCGCCCACGTCACGGCCGGGAGCAGCGGCGTGACTGTCCACCACCCCGTACCCGTACCCGACGGCGTGCGTTACGACACCACAGTCGCCAAGTAAAAGCCGCCTGCGGCTTAGCGGGAATCGACAGGTTCCTGCGCTAAGCCGCAAGCGGCGGTTGAACATACTTCGAGGTTTGCGTTACTCCGCCGTGAGCACGGCCGTCCGCACCGCGTCGAGGATGGCTTGCAGCTTCGCCTGCATCTCCGGCTGGTCGGCGTAGAGGTACTCGCGCATCTGGTCCAGACGCTTGATCGTCGCGGGGCGGAACACCACGCCTTCGGGGAGCTCGGGGGTGTCGGGCATCAGCGCCGCGCCGCCGGCCAGGTCGCCCGAGAGCACCGCCGCGAGCGCGTGGCCCGTGCGGGTGGGCGTGTCGTCGACGGTGCCGAGCAGCGCGAACTGCTGACGGGCTTCGCGGTAGTAGCCGTGGTTGAGCAGCGCCCACGCATCGTCGCGGTGCGCTTCGGGGACGACGACGGTTTCGACCGCGGTGACCTCGATGTCCTGGGCCAACACCGGCTGGAGGTCGATCGATGGGGCGCGTCGGGCCGAAGACTCGTCCCGGGCGTTGGGGTTGGTGAAGGTCTGGGGCGGGTTGTAGACCGGCGGGTCGTAGGTGACGTACGGCCGAACGACGCCGATGGCTTTTTCGTAGCGCGGGGTGTAGCGGTCGTAGCCGTACCGGTACCCGTCGCGGTAGGAGAAGCTCGGCACGGGCCGTAGCGGACGCACGACGCCGATGGCCTTCTCGCTCTCGGCATACCGCCCGACGCGCACCGCTTCGCCGCGGAATGTGCGCAGCGGGCGCTCGGTGATCACCACGGTCTGCGACCGCCCGGTGTCGAGCGCCTCGGCGTCCGCCTCGACCTGCAGCTGGGCCGACGACATCGTCGCGGGCCACGCCAACAAACCGGCCACGGCGAGCCGGGCCATCCATCCGAATTCACAACGGGTTTTCATCTCAATATCTCCAGGCAACGGCAAAACTCCATGCCCCTTGACCCACCCGGGCGATTGAACGCGCTTCACGGGCTACATTATACGGACGTTTCCGCCGGGTTTTGAGAAACCCGGCGGCCAAAACTTTCGTTAACTGCTTTCCGAAAGCGATTTATGTTTATTTACGCGGGCATCGACGAGGCGGGATACGGGCCGTTTTTCGGCCCGATGACCGTCGGCCGATGCGTGCTGCGGATCCCGAAGCTCGACCACGACGCCGATCCGCCGGACCTGTGGGCCCGGCTGAACAAGGCGGTGTGTCGCCGATTGTCGGGCCGCAAGGGCCGGCTGGTAGTGAACGACTCGAAGAAGCTGACCACCAAGGCCGCGGGGATCAAGCACCTGGAAATGGGCTGCCTGGCGTTCGCCTCGCTCATGCACGACGACCCCGCCGAGGTGCCGGGCGACCTCGCGGCGTGGCTGGACGCGATGGGTGAACAGTCGCACCGCTCGCTGCACGAGTTGCCGTGGTACACGATGGACGAGGTCGGGCCGTGGGCGGAGCTGCCGGTGTCGGCCGACGAGGGGGAACTGGCAATCGCGCGGAACATGCTGCGCCAGACCTGCGGGCGCATCGGCGTGGAGGTCGCGGACCTGGGCTGCGCGGTCATTTTGGAGGACCGCTTCAACCGCATGGTCGACGCGACGCGGTCCAAAGCCGCGGTGAGTTTTACCTTTGTCGCCGGGCATTTACAGCACATCTGGCAGCACTACGGCGAGCACCACCCCACCGTCGTGGTCGACCGCCAGTCCGGCCGGATGCGCTACCGCGATACGCTGGCAATGAACTTCCCCGAAGTCGAAGTCGATGTACTAGCCGAGTCGCCGGCGCGATCGAGCTACCGTATCGAGTGCGGAGGCGGACGCGAGATGACCGTCGTGTTTCAGACCTCCGCCGAGGAGAACCACATGCCCGTGGCCCTCGCGTCGATGATCGCCAAGTACAACCGCGAGCTGATGATGGAGCGGTTCAAGGCCTATTTCACGAAACACCTGCCCGAAGTCGCCCCTACCGCGGGCTACGGCAGCGACGCCAAGCGGTTCTGGCAAGAGGTCCAGCCCCACCTCCAACGCCTGAAGATCGCGCCCCGCGCCCTGCGGCGGCACGCTTGACAGCCCGATCGGCTTCGATATGATTCGCCTGCTTGAGATAGAAAAGCAGCCCCAAAGGCTCTAAACCCGCTTTTTTCCTCAACACCCCTCATCAAAACACACTAAGTGGATTTCCATAGAAATTGTGTTAAGATTTGATGAGCAAAACATTGCCCCCGGAAGGGTTCGGCTTGGGACTTCGGTTCCAGCCGAGCCTTTTTTTATGGGCCGGGTCAATCCAGCTCGGGATTACGCGGGGTTCGGGGCGCCGGTGTCGCCCGAAGGCTGCGGCGGAGAGGCGTCCGCGGCTTTCTTTGGCGGCTTCACCTTCTCGGCCATGGTCTGGATGATGTAGAAGAACACCGGGACAAAGATCACCCCGACGATCGTCGCCAACAACATCCCGAAGAACACCGCGGTACCCAGCGAGCGCCGACTCGACGCACCCGCGCCGGTGGCGATGACCAGCGGCGCCGTGCCGAAGACAAACGAGAACGCCGTCATGAGGATCGGCCGGAAGCGGAGCTTGGCGGCTTCGATCGCCGCGTCCGCGATCGATCGGGCCTGGTTCATCCGCAGGTCGCGCGCAAACTCCACGATCAGGATCGCGTTCTTCGCCACCAGGGAGATCAACAACACGAAACCCACCTGCGTGTAGATGTTGTTGTCCAGGCCCAGCGCGTTGACGCCGACCAGCGCACCGAAGACGCCCAGCGGCACGGTGAACAGGATCGAGATCGGCGTGGTCCAACTCTCGTACTGCGCGGCAAGCACAAGGAACACGATGATGAACGCCATGGCGAACGCGACCGACGCCTGGCTGCCCGCCTCGAGCTCCTGATACGTCTGGCCCGACCACGCGTAGCTGAAACCCGGGGGCAGGACCTCGTCCGACAACCGGCGCATCGACTCGATCGCCTGGCCCGACGACACGCCCGACGTCGCCGAGCCGGTGATGGTTGCGGCGGGGTATTGGTTGAACCGGACGATCGCCGCGGCGCCGAGCGAGTCTTCCACCCGCGCGACCGAGTCCAGCGGCAGTGTGTCGCCGTTCTGGTTGCGGACCTTCAGCAGCGTGATGTCCTCGGCCGACCGGCGGAAGTCCGCCTCGGCCTGGGCGTAGACCCGGAAGACCCGGCCGAAGTAGTTGAAGTCGTTCACGTACGCCCCGCCGAGGTTGGTCGCCATGGTGTCGAACACCACGCCGAGCGGCACGCCGAGCTTCTGCGCTTTCACCCGGTCGATGTCCACGAACAGCTGCGGGACACGGGCCCGGAAGCTGCTGAACATCTGCGTGAGCGTGGGGTCCTGCGTGCCCGCGGCGACCATCGCGTCGGCCACGTCCTGCAACGCCCCGACCCCCGCGTCGCTGCGATCCTGGAGCTGGTACTCAAAACCGCCCGAAGCGCCCAGGCCCTGGATGGGCGGCGGGGTGAACGGGAAGACCACGCCCTCGGGGATCTGCGCCAGTCGGGGGGCAACCTGCGCGAGGATCTCGTCCACGTGCGGGCGGTCGTCCCAGCCCTCGAGGATCGCGATCGAGAAGCCGTTGTTGCTGGCCTGGGTTCCGCTGAGGATCGAGTAGCCGTTGACGCTGATGATGTCGACCACACCCTCGGTGCTGAACAGGATCTCGTCGACCTGATTCACCACCTCGCGGGTCCGGGCGAGTTTCGCGGCGTCGGGAAGCTGCACGTTGACGAAGAAGTAGCCTAGGTCGTCGGACGGCACGAAGCCGGTGGGCGTCTTCTTGTAAAGCCCGCCGGTCAGCGCGACGAACCCGCCAAAGACGATCAGCACGATGAGCGCGAGGCGGACACCCTTCTGCACCAGCCAGAGGTAGCCGGTCCGCGTGCCGTTGAGCGTCTTGTTGAACAGCACGAACAGCGGGAAACGGACCTGCTTTTGCGGGCGGAGCAGCAAGCCGCAGAGCGCCGGGCTGAGGGTCAGGGCGTTGATGGTCGAGAAGCTGGTGGCCACGGCGATGGTGATCGCAAACTGGCGGTACAACACGCCCGTGAGCCCGCCGAGGAGTGCCGTGGGGATGAACACCGCGAGGACGACGAGCGTGGTGGCGATCAGCGCGCCGCTGACCTCGTCCATTGCTTGGCGCGCGGCTTCCTTGGGGTCCAGGCCTTTCTCGTCGATGTTTCGAGAGGTGTTCTCGACCACAACGATGGCGTCGTCGACCACGATACCCACCGCGAGGATCAGGCCGAACAGCGTGAGCATGTTCAGCGAGAAGCCGAAGATCAGCAGTACGCCGAAGGTCGCCAGCAGCGACACGGGAATGGTGACCGCGGGCACGAGCGTCGCCCGCAGGTTCTGCATGAACAGGTAGGTGATCAGGAACACGAGGAAGATCGTGATGAATAGCGTCGTGACGACTTCTTCGATCGAGGCGGTGACGAAAGTGGTGAAGTCGAAGGTGACCTTCTGCTTCAGGCCGGGCGGGAAGTCGCGCTCGAGCTCGGCCATCGCGGCGTTGATGCCTTCGGCCACGGCGACCGCGTTGGAACCGGGCAGCTGGTACACGCCCAGCGTCGCGGCGGGACGGCCGTTGACCTCGGCCGACCAGGCGTAGTCCTGCGAGGACAACTCGACGCGGGCGACGTCTTTCACGCGGACGGTGCGTTGGTCCTCGCCGACCTTGACGATGATCTCTTCGAACTGCTCGACGCTCTGCAGACGGCCGAGCGTGGTGACGGTGTACTGGAAGCCGTCCTGCGTGGACGCGGGCTCTTGGCCGATCTTGCCGCCGGAGACCTGCACGTTCTGCGAGCGCAGCGCGTCGAGCAGGTCGACGGTAGTCAGGTCGCGGGCGGCGAGCTTCTCGGGGTCGAGCCAAATCCGCATCGCGAACGGCTTGCCGCCGAACACAAACACCTCGCCGACGCCCGGCACCCGGGCGAGGCGGTCCTTGACGTAGATCTCGACGTAGTTCGACAGGAACAGCTCGTCGTACGACGGGTTGATCGGGTTGCCGTTCTCGTCCGTCTCGGCGTAAACCGAAACGACCTGCAGCAAGCTGGTCGAACGCTTCTTGGTCTGCACGCCCTGCCGGGTGACTTCCTCGGGCAGGCGCGGCTCGGCGATCGCGACGCGGTTCTGCGTGTAGACCGACGCGAGGTCGGGGTCGGTCCCCAGCTCGAACGTGACGTTGATCGTGCACGTGCCCTCGGAGGTCGAGGTCGAGCTCATATAGATCATGCCCTCGACGCCGTTGATCTGCTGTTCGAGCGGCGCGGTGACCGTGTCGACCACGGTCTGGGCGTCGGCCCCGGGGTAGCTCGCGGTGACCTGCACGACCGGCGGCGCGATCTCGGGGTACTGCTCGATCGGCAGCACCAACACGCTCACCCCGCCGACGATCATCATGATGATCGCGACGACGGCCGCGAAGACCGGGCGGTCAATAAAGAAGCGAGAAATCATCTACTGGGCCTCCCCCTCGGCGGGCGCGGCGGGCTTCTCGCTGGACGACTGGGGCCTGAGCCGTGGAGCCCCGTCGTCCTGCGACTTCTCGCGGATCGTCACCGGCGAACCGGGACGGGCCTTCTGGATGCCGACGGTCACGTAGGTCTCGCTGCCATCCAGGCCCTCGGTGACCACGATGTAGCCGTCGTCGGTCTTCTCGCCGAGCGTCACGGGGCGCTGCTGCACGATGTTTTTCTCATCCACCACCAGCACGTACTTGCCGGTGAGGCTCGCACCCAGCGCGTCCTCGCGGACGAGCACCGCGTTTTCGATCGTGTCGTAGGGCACCCGCGCCCGGACGAACAGCCCGGGGAACAGCCGGCCGTCAGCGTTCGGGATGCTGCCGCGGACACGGAGCGTGCCGGTGCTTTCGTCCACGACGTTATCCACGTAGTCGATCATGCCGTGGAACGGGTAGGACCCCGGATCGTCACTGGAGCGGGCGATCTCGATCGGCGGCGGCGGCGGCGCGTCGTCGGCGTTAATGCTTCCGTTGCGCTCCCGGTTGAGGTATTCCTGCACGATGCGTTCGCTGACATCCACGTAAACGTGGATCGGGTCCATCTGCACCACTGTGGTGAGCAGCGTCGGCTCGCCCATACCCACGAGGTTGCCCACATCCACCAGCTCTCGGCTGACCCGGCCGGAGATCGGCGCGACCACGTCCGCGTAGTTACGTTGCAGCCTCGCGTCGTCCAGCGACGCCTCGGCCGAGAGCTTCTCGGCCTCGGCGGTCTTCAGCGCGGTGATGTACTTCTGGAGCTCTCGCTCGTTCGCGGCGTTGCGGTCAAACGCTTCCTGAACCTGGTCACGCTCGATCGTCGCCAGCTCGACCGCGGCCTCGGCCGACTGCACCGCGGCCTCGGCGGCCTGGATCGCCACGTCGTACGGCGCCGTCTCGATCGTAAACAGCTTCGCGCCCTGATCGACCGGAGAACTGACCTCGAAGTGTTTCTCTTCGAGAACCCCCGACACGCGGGCCCGCACCTCGACACTCGCGATCGACTCGAGGTTGCCGGTGTAGTGGTAGTACGACGTGACATCACGCCGTTCGGGCGTCGCCACCTCGACCGCGGGCGGCGGGGGCGTAGGCTGCTCCGAAGGTCCGCCACAACCGGTGACGGTCAACGCCGCCGCGGCCATGGCCCAGAAAGTCATCCCTACTCGCATCGTCAACTCCGAAGGAAGCTCGTTCAACCAACCACAATGATAGGGCAAACCCGCGGCCCCGACCCACCACAAACCCATGCTCACGGCCGATATCGGGCCGTGCACCCCACCGCCTCGCCCACCGACACTTCCTTCAGCCACACCTGATCCGGGATCTGGCCCGAGATGGTCCACGCGATCTGCTCCGCGACCCGCTCGGCACTGGGGTTCACCGTCAGCTCGCCGTTCTTGTTCGCAAACGGCGCGACCGCGTTGAGGTTCTGGTTCCGCCACGGCGCGATGCGCTGCTCGACCAGGTCCTGCAGCTTGTGGAAGTCCATGACCGTGTCGATCTCGTCGAGCCCCTCGCTCGCCACGGTGACCTTGATCAACCAGTCGTGGCCGTGCAAAGGCTCGAGCGTGCCGTCGGGCAAACGCAAAGCATGGGCGGCGCTGAAGGTCTTCTCGATGGTGGCTTCGTACATGGTGCCTACACTGTGCCGCTACGGGCAGCGAATCGCAAGCCCGAATCCGAAAATTCCGCGCAGCATTTGCGACGCCATCTCGATCCGCCGCCCAAAGCCCCCATTCGATCCTCAAAGGCCGATGGTTCAACGGACAGCGCCGTTAGTCACCAAAGCTCGCCAACCCACAGGCCGACTACTTAAGCCTCCAAACTCACGGCACACAGATCACCTTCGGCTCGCCGTTCTCACAGAGCCCGACGATGCTCATGCTCAGGCCGTTCGAGTTCCCGTACGGCAGCCAATCGCCCGCAACCGCCTGCTCCGTGGTGGCGATCAGCTGATAGTCGGGGCGCATCAAGGGCCCAACCTCTTCACTCGGAACACTTCCCCGCTTGGGATACTTCTCAAGCAGCTTCTTCGCGGCGTCCGACCGTTTCTCCAGGTACCCAACCTTGAGCTCCGAAACAGCCTCCGGGCAACTGCCACACCCGTACATATGCGCGAGCACTCCCTGCTCTCCGTTGCCCAGATCGATCGGCGGAACAAACTTGCTCGACTTGACCACGATTTCCTGGGTCGCCAAGTTGTAGTAGTAGGCTTTGGACGGGCCCGCGTAGGGGTCCTTCATCAATCGGTTGACTAAGAAATAAACCGCCAGCGCAGCAACCGCTCCAATCACGATATAACTGGTCAGCTGATTGTTATCGAGATATACGCGTAGTTTTGTCATGTCACGATCTGTAAAAAAGGGAAGACTTCCAGAAACAAACGTTATGGCGTACAGGACGCAAACAAACCCGCCGGGTGCTGCCACCAGTGATGGTAGCACCCGGTCCATCTAACGTTTCTCGGCATTCATAAGCCCTTCGCCATCGCTAAAGACCGTATTGGGGGCCTCGTTGGGATTGAGTAGAGAAGCCGCCTGTTCTGAAGACGCGTGCCCATCAGCAAAGGCAAAATTGACGTTGAGGCTGCGCGGGTCCTGCCCGGGTTCAGACGCCGGCCCGCCGTAGCCATAGAACCGACTCGGATTGGCCGCCCAGGGGCCCTGGATAATAAAGCTCCGGGCGTTACCAAACAGCTCGAAGCTATTCATCTCTGCGCCGTTGGCCCAACCACAGAAATTCAATTCCGTGAAGTTTGGCGTGTAGTCGATCGACGTCGAACTCGCCTGAACATCATCGACGCGACGCGAGAACCCCTCATCGCCCGCCACCGGGGTGAGGCTGTCGTCCTGAACAAATATCGTCACCGAGACGCCATTACGCGTACGCTTCTGGAACGGGTTGTCGGAAGGCCTTTCCGCTTGATTGATCGAGTAGCTGCGGTTGTAGGTGTTGGGCTCAAAACGGTTCGCAAGCGTATCCACCGGCGATTCCCAGATCGACATGTCCGGGATATTGTCTGCTCCCCGCCGCATGTACTGCGTGTTCCACGCCTGATCGCTGGTGTACGTGAAGCCCGACGTGTAGGAAGCCAGCTGCTCCTCAATACTGATGTTGAACTCGTTGCCGGGCTGCCCGGGGAGCCGGTAAACCACGGGGTAATAGCCGTCGTAATCATTCGTGTATGTGGCGTTTCCCACCTTGATCTGCTGGAGCTGAGTCAAATCCTGAACCAGGCGGGCCGCTTGGCGCGATGCCGACAGTGCGGGTAAGAGAATGGCAATCAGTAAAGCAATGACACTTATAACAACTAACAACTCAATCAAGGTAAAAGCGTGAGAATGTATGCGGCGGAGCGTTTTATTCATAACAAATCCTTCGAGTAATACGAGAAATGAAGCCGATAGAAGCCCCCGCGCGCGACACGGATGAATACAAAAGTTTTTTGTTTTTTGCGTACAGTCTTTAAGTCTGTTTTATGCCAGTCGAGAATCAGGGAGAATTACTTTAGATACAACACAAACCCCGTGACATGTATTCCGGACATTATGGTTCGTTAAAAACAAAGTCAACCAGATGAACTAAATAATCGCAAACCCCCTTCCGCATGACGCTATACCGCCAACTTCACGTCCTCCGGTTCATAAGTAATGCGAACCCCCCTGCTTGTAGATCGACTCCAGATCGATGGATCCGCTCATCTAGCACCCCCGGTCGGGTCTGGCTTAAACTGGATCGATGTCTCTGCCTTCCGATCTTCCGGCTCCTTCCCCTTCCATCGATCCCCAACCGAACGCCCCACCCCTGGACTTTTCTCGCATCCCGCGCGGCGCCCTCGACAATCAGGGCCGGGTCGACTGCGAGCTGCTCTGCCGCCAGTGCGGCTACAACCTGCGCACGATGGACGCCCGCGGCGACTGCCCGGAGTGTGGCACCGCGGTCCACTGGTCGCTCATCGGCGACCTGCTGCGCTTCGGCGACGCCAACTGGCTAAGAACCCTGGCCCGCGGCATGGCGTGGGTGCTGGCCGTGCTGCTCGTCAGTATCGTGACCGGTATTTTCATCGAGTTATTTGGCGTGGCCTACGACTTCTACATGTTTCTCGAAGTCTTCGTCTTGGTCTTCACCTTCCTGGCCACCCTCGCCACCGCCTACGGCTACTGGCGGCTGACCACCCCCGAACCCCAGCCCGACCCGAGCATCGTCATCCCCGGAGGCACCCGTGCCTGGGCGCGCGGCCTGCTGATGATCTACTCCGGATTCTCGCTGGTCACCGCGGGGCTCAGCTCGCTCACCCTCGGTACCTCATACGATCGATCCACCCTGGAGATCGACAACACCATCGAAGCCCTCGACAGCGTGGCGGGACTGATCGGCCTGGCCGGGCTGTTCTGCCTCGCGGTCGTCCTCCGCCGGCTGGCGCGACGCGCCCCTCACCCGGGGATCGCCCGCCAAACGACCATCCTCATCTGGGCCTGGGCGGTCACCCTGGGGCTTTTCGTGTTCTCGCTCATCGCCTTGAGCCTGGCGTCGGCCTACTCGGGCGGCAACCCCACAGCCCCAACCCCGTTGAGCAACAGATATCTGCTTTCGGCCCTCGGCTGCGGCGGAGGCCTGACGGCCGTGGTCCTGGGGATTTGGTCCATGATCCTGATGCTGCGCTACCACAACCTCTTCCGACGCCACGCCCGCTACGCCAGCTTCCGCATCCCGGACAACCGCCCGATCCCCCGGGCCGACTGGGAACACTGACCGAGGGCGAGAGTCAGATTCGTGCGCACAGTTGCTCGCATCCGAACGCAAAAAATCATCACCCCAGAAAATTTCTTACTCCTTGTCAGTACTCATCTCCGTGAATTCAGCGACCTTTCCGTGCGCACACCCGACGCGTCTCATCCCCTAATGTCGGACCACGGTGGCACTCCAGGCGTGAAGGTCGCACAGGCAAGGCACCAAGCACGCCCATACCCGTGGAACCGGGCTGACGCACACGTCGGGTGCGTGGCGACACTTGAGCTCACCACCTTGCCGGGATCGCTCAAGGTCGGAACCCGTCGTCGTTGGTCGAGGGTCCGTGTTCAAGGGGACTCGTTTCGATCCACCACGGAGAGCGCGGAGGCACGGAGAAGAACCAAGGCATTGATTATTGAAATCAAATGCTTCCTGCCTTCCTCCGTGTCTCCGTGCCTCCCAAGCTCCGTGGTGGATCGAAACGACAACCCAACCGCCCACCCCAAGCCGGCCACGGCAGCGGGTGTTGCGGGGAACACGGGTTCGCTCTTTGGCATCTCAGGGTTACACTTTCGCCGATGTTTGAACTGGTCCAACTCGGCTCGGGGCAGCGTGTCTGGAAGTCGTCACTCTTCGACGGCCTGGGCGTGCGGCACCTGTTCACCACCAACGACTGGGACGTGAAGTCGCCCGACGAGGTCGCGGACGTGATCGGGGCGGCGTGTTGGCTAGGGGACGCCCCACCGCGCATCATCATGGCCAAGCAGGTGCACGGCAACACGGTCAGTTCGCCGAACGCGCGGGCGGCCGAGGCCGACGCACACTTCACCCAAGACCCCAGCGAAGTCGTCGTCGTCCGCACCGCCGACTGTGTGCCGGTGTTGATCAGCTCGGCCGACGGCAAGCTCGTCGCGGCGGTGCACGCGGGTTGGCGAGGCTTGGACCCGACCGTGAACGTCATCGGCCGAACCCTCGCCGCGCTCGCCGAAGCGGCGCCGGGTTTGTTTGAGGCGACGAGTTGTGTCGCGGCGATCGGGCCGTGCATCTCGGCCGAACGCTACGAGGTCGGCGAAGAGGTCGCGGCGCTCTTCCGTGACGCCACGCCCCACGCGGTCCGCGACGATCTGGGCGTCAAGCCCCACCTCGATACCCGGGCGGTCGCGGTGGCCCAACTGCGCGAGTCGGGGCTGGCCGCGGAACACATCGATGTCTTCCCCGGCTGCACGTTCGACGACCCCGCCCTGCACAGCTACCGCCGGCACGGCAAGGGCGTCGGGCACCTCGCGGCCATGATTTCCCCGCGGCCTTCGGCCTGAAACGGGTGCCGCAACACGCAACCCCCGTGTTAGCGCACGATTAATCACAGCCATAAACGTAGACCCACCCGCCAATAGCCTTTACCCTATCCGGGTTATGACCCCAATCATTATCCGCCAGTTACGCAAAGAGTTCGGCAAGACCGTCGCGGTCGACAACATCAACCTCGACATCGGATCGGGCGAGCTGTTCTTCTTGTTGGGGCCCTCGGGCTGCGGCAAGACGACGCTGCTGCGGATGATCGCGGGCTTCACCGACCCGACCTCCGGCGAGATCCGCTTCGGCGACGACAACGTCACCCACCTGCCCCCCAACAAACGCAACACCGGCATGGTCTTCCAGGGCTATGCGCTCTGGCCGCACATGACCGTTCGCCAGAACGTGGCGTTCGGCCTGGAGGTCCGCAAGGTGTCCAAAGCCGAGATGGACAAGCGTGTCGACGAGGCACTCGAATCGGTGCAGCTCACCGTGCAGGCCGAACGCAAAATCAATCAGCTCTCGGGCGGACAGCAGCAACGCGTCGCGCTGGCGCGGGCGCTGGTGATCAAGCCGACGGTGCTGCTGCTCGACGAGCCGTTGTCCAACCTCGATGCGAAGCTGCGTCTGGAGATGCGTCAGTCGATCCGCAACATCTGCAAGGCCTCGGGCATCACCGGGGTGTACGTGACGCACGACCAGAAGGAAGCGTTGTCCATGGCCGATGGCGTCGCGGTGCTCAACGCGGGCAACGTGATGCAGGTCGGCCCGCCGCGTCAGCTCTACGAGCGTCCCGCCAACCGCTTCGTCGCCGACTTCCTGGGCGAGACCAACTTCGTCACCGCCGAGGTCAAGGGCCGGGAGCCCAACCCCGCGGGCGGCGAGTTCGTGGTGCTGGACACGCCGATGGGCCTGCTGCGTTCGGGCGTCTTCCCCGAGGAGCTGCCCAACGCGGGCAACGTGACCGTGTCGATCCGCCCCGAGACCGTCTCGCTCAGCTCGGACGCCGCCGACGGCTCGAACGGCCAGAACTTCAACGGCACCAACCACTTCTCCGCCGCCCGGGCCGACTCGGTCTACCTCGGCGAGATGGCCCAGTATCAGCTACAGATCAGCGACGAGCTGAGCCTCAAGGCGTTTGAGCTCAACCCCCGCCTGGTCGAGGCCGCGGGCGCGACCCTCTCCGCCACGCTGGACCCCGAGGACGTGGTGATCCTGAAGGATTGAGTAAGCTTTTTAAAACAATCGACTTACGCCCGGAACGCTGGCGGGCGGGGCCCCAAAACCACGCCCCCCGCCCCGGCGGTCAGACGCGTCGATCGAGTTTGCAACAAGCGCCTTGAACCTTGGGCGCAGATCGCTAACCTATGTGACTCGCCCTGCGTTTCCCG
Protein-coding regions in this window:
- a CDS encoding efflux RND transporter permease subunit produces the protein MISRFFIDRPVFAAVVAIIMMIVGGVSVLVLPIEQYPEIAPPVVQVTASYPGADAQTVVDTVTAPLEQQINGVEGMIYMSSTSTSEGTCTINVTFELGTDPDLASVYTQNRVAIAEPRLPEEVTRQGVQTKKRSTSLLQVVSVYAETDENGNPINPSYDELFLSNYVEIYVKDRLARVPGVGEVFVFGGKPFAMRIWLDPEKLAARDLTTVDLLDALRSQNVQVSGGKIGQEPASTQDGFQYTVTTLGRLQSVEQFEEIIVKVGEDQRTVRVKDVARVELSSQDYAWSAEVNGRPAATLGVYQLPGSNAVAVAEGINAAMAELERDFPPGLKQKVTFDFTTFVTASIEEVVTTLFITIFLVFLITYLFMQNLRATLVPAVTIPVSLLATFGVLLIFGFSLNMLTLFGLILAVGIVVDDAIVVVENTSRNIDEKGLDPKEAARQAMDEVSGALIATTLVVLAVFIPTALLGGLTGVLYRQFAITIAVATSFSTINALTLSPALCGLLLRPQKQVRFPLFVLFNKTLNGTRTGYLWLVQKGVRLALIVLIVFGGFVALTGGLYKKTPTGFVPSDDLGYFFVNVQLPDAAKLARTREVVNQVDEILFSTEGVVDIISVNGYSILSGTQASNNGFSIAILEGWDDRPHVDEILAQVAPRLAQIPEGVVFPFTPPPIQGLGASGGFEYQLQDRSDAGVGALQDVADAMVAAGTQDPTLTQMFSSFRARVPQLFVDIDRVKAQKLGVPLGVVFDTMATNLGGAYVNDFNYFGRVFRVYAQAEADFRRSAEDITLLKVRNQNGDTLPLDSVARVEDSLGAAAIVRFNQYPAATITGSATSGVSSGQAIESMRRLSDEVLPPGFSYAWSGQTYQELEAGSQASVAFAMAFIIVFLVLAAQYESWTTPISILFTVPLGVFGALVGVNALGLDNNIYTQVGFVLLISLVAKNAILIVEFARDLRMNQARSIADAAIEAAKLRFRPILMTAFSFVFGTAPLVIATGAGASSRRSLGTAVFFGMLLATIVGVIFVPVFFYIIQTMAEKVKPPKKAADASPPQPSGDTGAPNPA
- a CDS encoding efflux RND transporter periplasmic adaptor subunit, giving the protein MTFWAMAAAALTVTGCGGPSEQPTPPPPAVEVATPERRDVTSYYHYTGNLESIASVEVRARVSGVLEEKHFEVSSPVDQGAKLFTIETAPYDVAIQAAEAAVQSAEAAVELATIERDQVQEAFDRNAANERELQKYITALKTAEAEKLSAEASLDDARLQRNYADVVAPISGRVSRELVDVGNLVGMGEPTLLTTVVQMDPIHVYVDVSERIVQEYLNRERNGSINADDAPPPPPIEIARSSDDPGSYPFHGMIDYVDNVVDESTGTLRVRGSIPNADGRLFPGLFVRARVPYDTIENAVLVREDALGASLTGKYVLVVDEKNIVQQRPVTLGEKTDDGYIVVTEGLDGSETYVTVGIQKARPGSPVTIREKSQDDGAPRLRPQSSSEKPAAPAEGEAQ
- a CDS encoding 6-pyruvoyl trahydropterin synthase family protein, translated to MYEATIEKTFSAAHALRLPDGTLEPLHGHDWLIKVTVASEGLDEIDTVMDFHKLQDLVEQRIAPWRNQNLNAVAPFANKNGELTVNPSAERVAEQIAWTISGQIPDQVWLKEVSVGEAVGCTARYRP
- a CDS encoding type II secretion system protein, with product MNKTLRRIHSHAFTLIELLVVISVIALLIAILLPALSASRQAARLVQDLTQLQQIKVGNATYTNDYDGYYPVVYRLPGQPGNEFNISIEEQLASYTSGFTYTSDQAWNTQYMRRGADNIPDMSIWESPVDTLANRFEPNTYNRSYSINQAERPSDNPFQKRTRNGVSVTIFVQDDSLTPVAGDEGFSRRVDDVQASSTSIDYTPNFTELNFCGWANGAEMNSFELFGNARSFIIQGPWAANPSRFYGYGGPASEPGQDPRSLNVNFAFADGHASSEQAASLLNPNEAPNTVFSDGEGLMNAEKR
- a CDS encoding polyphenol oxidase family protein, with product MFELVQLGSGQRVWKSSLFDGLGVRHLFTTNDWDVKSPDEVADVIGAACWLGDAPPRIIMAKQVHGNTVSSPNARAAEADAHFTQDPSEVVVVRTADCVPVLISSADGKLVAAVHAGWRGLDPTVNVIGRTLAALAEAAPGLFEATSCVAAIGPCISAERYEVGEEVAALFRDATPHAVRDDLGVKPHLDTRAVAVAQLRESGLAAEHIDVFPGCTFDDPALHSYRRHGKGVGHLAAMISPRPSA